The following nucleotide sequence is from Cydia pomonella isolate Wapato2018A chromosome 6, ilCydPomo1, whole genome shotgun sequence.
ACGcgacttttaacactgacagatcatatccttAACAAATCCAtgtcaaattcataacctgttattacaatcggAATGTGCCTCATGGTCatttaaagtaaattttttGCAAGTCAGAGTAATTTAACTAATTTGAGCttaaacagtatttttatttttattcagttgTCGCCGAAATTCGCTTAGTTTTGCCCGTCTAATTTCATCTCAACTTTATTTCAGATGCTTGCCTCCGCTGCCAAGGCGAAAGCAAGAAGGACTCATATGGGAAACAGGACTGCGTGGTGGTGTGGGGCGAGTGCAACCACAGCTTCCACTTCTGCTGTATGTCGCTCTGGGTCAAACAGAACAACCGCTGCCCGCTGTGCCAGCAGGAGTGGTCCATACAGCGGATGGGCAAGTGAAGCTTCTGGCCCATTCTCCCGATGGCTACGAAACGCACCCTGCGAGCGTGCACGCTCAACGCTGACATTTGTTTTATCAATTATATGGCGATCGGCGTCAGCGTCAAGCGTACACATTCTGAGCGTGCGTTTCGCCGAGGAGTGACTTCAAAATGGGATTCTCTTCACAAGCATCTGCGTGTAGGGTACAGGTGTATTCATGTATTGCATATTGGCATATGTATTTTAATCGgtattttgtttgtaaattaTGAATACAGAGAACCTCTTTTCAACATttgttttaaatgaatattGGGTGCATTTAAAATGCCCGTCAGTCTTATAAAAGTTATCAATTCTTTTGTTTGTTATATCCGATTCATTTGATAAAGATATTAAAGTAAAGACAAGGTTCGGAATTGTACAGAAATCAAATTCCCTCACTGTAATCTAAgtgttaaatacatacatactcgtacatacatcaAAATGAACATTAATCGTATAAAAAAACAAGTGCAGTGATATAcactgtatctttaggtatttcaataaaagtaaacaaaacggcttaaggagccatttgagggtagatgaaaacattacatgatcaaataatatagcttaaagtcaggtcgttcgcTGAGAGaaccaggcggttttgtatttggttggttaaataataaatgttataacaaCCCGAAAATGTActatttgtttgtttacttttgtgtattaaacaatataataataggtacaggttgaatttattttaaatggtgTGGTCAGATTCCGATGCGCAAAATGGTGTCAACTTcttttaattcattcatttacaGATTTTGGAAATATATGTAAATTCCATCTTGCAAacataaaatatactttatctTAAAGTgcgaacgttttttttttgtaattcaacGTGGAAACGTCCCACCATATAACCTTTGGTTTTGTATGTTTCGCTTTTGTTACGTTTGCCGTGTCGTTAAGTCGTTATTATCTAAAGATAAAGCGAGTATTCTGTTATTGATAcaagttttataataatacaagtttttaaattctacttatatttacatatcaaCTCGACGTGGTACCAAGAGCGTAACATCACGTTTGCAACGTCAAGagaaatatatatgtagatGAAATCTAAATTCATACgcgattaaattaaaaataatattagagctttaaaaatattttaaaatcataaatcatttgaGTAATATATTGAGTAAGGTAAATGTGGTTAAGTGTGgcatacgggtaagtgtggctggccttcacattgggcctgtttgtttacattgattagtgtttcttgcgagtttatacatttagCAAACTCGCAAAAATACTAATCAGTAAGTAAAAAGGCTCCAagtgaaggccagccacacttacgCGTATTGACCTTATTGTTTTAGGAGGATACCATGTTCTTTTGCCACATAACTACGAAGGGTCCTCGACTATTGGTCGACCTCACAGCGCCCATTATTATTCGTCACTTTATTGATTGTCTCCGCGTAACATGAATCGAAGCAGAGACAGGTAAAAATAAAGACGGGTCGGCTACAGTATAAGTTTCAATCCTATCGTTGTTGTAAATGGCGTCATGTTAGCGACTTAAGTCCCTAGGTATGGTAGATG
It contains:
- the LOC133518968 gene encoding RING-box protein 2 is translated as MSNMSGEDCDGLDRGDNDGQKSDKMFTLKKWNAVAMWSWDVECDTCAICRVQVMDACLRCQGESKKDSYGKQDCVVVWGECNHSFHFCCMSLWVKQNNRCPLCQQEWSIQRMGK